A stretch of DNA from Cannabis sativa cultivar Pink pepper isolate KNU-18-1 chromosome X, ASM2916894v1, whole genome shotgun sequence:
TTAGcagttttttataataattattaaattaaaatatgtgaaaCTCGTTATCTAATTACACAATTATATTGATATAACACTATGTAATGGCGTTTGACATACACCATAAACTATCATAccactataaatataattaaaattcaagtctcacatattttaatttaataattatcataCCAGTAGTACACTAAAAGTTGTCATACCGATATTAGTACCCTTAAATATCGAGTCTCACATATATTAATTCaacataataattattataaaaaatcgcTAACAATTTACAGAACTCAACCTCCAgtacctaatagcaatgctgtTAGTTTTAACTTTTCATCAAATGAAATGAAAGAAGTAAGAACAAAAGATTAAGAGAAAAAAGGAGTCATACCACCCAATCAGTAAGAGCTTTTCTATCAACTCTTCCATTCTCTGATCCAAACATAGGAAAAACAAGATCAACTTCTTCCTTAATCATGAATCTCAGCAGATCATCTTCATCAATATAcctatgaatcacaacaaaagTTACAACAAAAAACAATTCAAAACACAAAAACGAAACTTAATCATTATGTCTTTCTTAACTCACTTTGAACCAGGTTGAGCAACATTCCTGAAAATATGATAAGCAGCAGCAGTTGCTTCCATCTCACTAGTAATCTCCTTATTCTGTTCTTTAGCAACAGTTTCCATCTCATCCAACTGATTAGAAATCGTCGAAAGCCCCGAACTCGAAACAGCATCAATCAAAACCTTCATAGTCCAAGCTGAAACCTTTTCTTGTTTCATCTTATGAAGTTGAGCCATATCGATAACCCTTTTCGATGATTCTTTCGACGATTTCTTCCCTCCTTTCTTTGTGCTTGTGAAACTCAATTGTCCCATACTAGGTGACCTACCAACCCTCTCAGCTTCCTCAATCAATGGAGGACCAGAAAGTGTTTGAACAACATATTGATGGAATATAGATTCTTGAATCCTATCAAAGAATGTGTTCACATGGAAATTTGAAGCTAAGATCTTTAACAAAAGAGTCTTCACTAACCATAAAAATGACCCAACAAGTAATGTCACTAATGTCCATGAAAGTATTCTAAGAATCTTGTTTGTTGATTTTGAACGTTTAATACCATGATTGAAAACAAGTACCCAAGTTAAAAGAACAAAACCTAACCAAATGAAGATTTGAACACTCTTCTTCAAACCATGAACAAAGTAAACAACTTTCTTTTCAAGTAAGAAATTTCTCTCAATAACAAAAACAACAATATGCATAAACCAATTAGTCATCAAATTACCACAAAATATCACCATAACAAGAACACACCATCTCCATAACTCCAAGCTCCAAACTTTATAAGTTTCCAACTTTTTAACTGTCAAACTAGCCGTTAAACAACCAAAGAGGAATATAAACAAACACCATTCAATCAAAAACCTTGCTTTCAATTTTCTATGCTTTTCTTTATGTAAAGCAACTTTGTTGTAAATCTCTTCAGCTTCATCATCATGCCCATGAGAAGCTGAGAATTTTTGACTCCGACCGGTGGAGAGGTTGTTCGGAGATGAAGCTCGACTGAATGAGCTTCTAAAAGATGAGTCAATCACACCTTGATCTGATGAGTTGTTGTGATCTTCAATGGGAGCTGATGATGGCTCACCAAATCTTGATTTGGGTTTTGAGAAAACTGATCTGTTCAGAATATTCCGGCGAGTTGGGGTTCCGTTTGGTGTTGGGATTTTTGGGGGTTTGTTTGGACTTGGGAAAAATCTTGAAGTTTCCGGCGAAGGACAACTCACCGGAACTTTCTGAGTTGAATCAAAATCAACCATTTTGATCTGTTTTGGTTCTGATGAAGATTCTAAGGCTTTTGGAGGATACCCTTTTGGCTCTTCATTAAGGATTTCGACTATTACTTGGGTTTCGCCATTAAAGTTTGAAgctttcttcttctctcttgctTCCATTGAAAACAACCCTGTAAAAAAAGATTGGATTTTACAAGTGGGAATGTTTCAGATTTCGATTATATTAAtgttttttcgaaaaaaaaaattgataaagatTGGAACTTTATGATAAACAGAGTAATATTTTGGcgccaaaaaaagaaaaactgtaATACCTGAATAAATAAATGCTTAGTGACACTGAAACTGAAGCTTAACTAATCTCTCACTAAGCAAATATGAAGTGAAGAAAGAGAAAACACCATTGATGAAAGCTTCAAACTTTGgttgattatatatttataaatggtAAGTACGTACAAAGTGATCAGAGCTTTGATATTAACAAAAAGGAAAATTGTGAAGAGTTTCTGATAAGAATcagattatatattatatattaattataatatttattatatatagagaTAGATAGATATGTACTTATATAGATGTAATATTGTGATTAAAGGtggttaatttattattattttttgtttagagATACTGAAACAAAAAGTACATGAGTTTCTTAATTTAATCCTCGATTAGTATATATGTCAGCACACAAGAgatgatatatttatttatgttctgTATTGTGAATTTGTAATGTAAAATTATGTGagctattgttttattttattgtgaGTTTAATAGGAAAAATGCTAAGGGATAAATATCTTATTATTTGTGTATTTTAATGTTAAGTCTTCACACAATTTGTAAAAAATATAGAGAATTGTTCATTAATTATATTGCCACATATTTGATATAGTGTCCTTAAGATTAAagtgtcttttttatttttacccaaAGAGTTGTAAATTACTCAAACATAAATAATGTAGACAAacacatataattattttttattttttaatgataaaatgCACCAAACTCCAATTACTACAAGATATTATATTTCttgtcaaaaaagaaaaagatattatatttttagggACACGATTTTATCAGGGTTTcaaggtacattaaatgagtgtcaggttatgtttctactttttaaccctaattacccatagatcaatctcagccgtcagatcaaataactctctTATCTGACGGTtgtcgtacatcacggattacaatccgtgaaagtacaataacaggacaaaatcatatccctatatttgtagaaaaactAAAATTTTTGTTCTCTAAATTAtgatatttgtaaaattttttctaatgaactttttttttattgcaaaaatttcctttcaacTATGAAAATCGTTGCAAAAATCTCCCTCCAGTTATATTCTgctcatttataaaataatttatgtatGCTACTATGAGTTACAGCTATAATTATAGTACTAGAGcttatttaataactttaagctacttaaaatttaaattattagcattaaacatataaatagTAGCTTTAAGAATGTATATACATActcttataatttattattagattattatttatgtatttaattattgtttaaactcttaaattaaattagattaatattatatttagtattatatcaataaattattgaaataaataattaaaatactacTATAAAAGAATAATTGCAATAATTTTATagttaatgaaaaaaaatttacaataaaaaagaATTCAAGGAATAAAACCCTACAAATGTGAAATCATATTTATTCTTTTTGTTATGAGGTGTTTGAACAAAACATATAAACTCAAGTTTGTACATAAAGATAAATAAAGGAATGGAAAAGTGTTGGTTTTTGGGACCATTGGTGTTAAATTTTGACCAGAAGTAAATATAATCTAACCCAACCACGTGGTTCAAGATTCAAAGATATCTGGAAATGAAATTAACTAAACAATGACAAAAAAGCAATAAAGAAAACGACATAAAAAccataaatattaaatgaaaaattagttttagttttagtttttggGACAAAACAAAGCAAattttaagggaaatttgattttctatacttattaaatttaaaaatttgttttttaaaCCAATATattttacactataaaaaatatgccaattttttgaaaatcccaaaaatacccctctcataacTCAAATCTTTTCTCTTTCCCTAAAaccgaatgaaaaaaaaaataaataaataataaagcccaggtccgatggtcggaccatgggatCCGatcaatcggacccatcggaccccatggtccgaccatcgggccactatctctcttcctctctctgaaaaatattcaaaacaaaaaaaagggccctggtccgaccatcggaccagaccctttttttttcaatcgttttcagagaggaagagagagaagggggcTGGGGCGTGGGTGAGGGTCGTCGGGGTTGGGGTTTttgtgggtgagggtggtggcTGCCGTGGGTTGctcgtgggtgagggtggtgggtgccgtgggtgagggtggtgggTGCCGTGGGTGGTGGGTGCCGTGGGTGGTGGGTTGGTGAGTTGAGAGAGTCGGCTGAGAGTGAGGGAGGAGAGAGAAAGGGTTTGAGTTatgagggggtatttttggggttttcaaaaaattggcaaattttttatagtgtaaaatgtattggttttaaaaaaaaataataagtttaatacctatagaaaatcaaatttcccaactttaatttattgtttGTTGTATTAGAATTGTCCTCTAACTTAGACTTAAGTCATCATGATGTGTGAGGTTGTTACGGACTTTTTTGCGACTAGCAAAATGCATAAAGGAGTCAATGCAACAAATATTGTCCTAATCCCTAAAGTCCAGAACCCGAAGAGAACCAACCACTTTCAGCCTATTTCTCTTTGCAATGTCTTGTATAAGGTCATTTCCAAGATCATTGCAAATAGA
This window harbors:
- the LOC115706351 gene encoding mechanosensitive ion channel protein 10, encoding MEAREKKKASNFNGETQVIVEILNEEPKGYPPKALESSSEPKQIKMVDFDSTQKVPVSCPSPETSRFFPSPNKPPKIPTPNGTPTRRNILNRSVFSKPKSRFGEPSSAPIEDHNNSSDQGVIDSSFRSSFSRASSPNNLSTGRSQKFSASHGHDDEAEEIYNKVALHKEKHRKLKARFLIEWCLFIFLFGCLTASLTVKKLETYKVWSLELWRWCVLVMVIFCGNLMTNWFMHIVVFVIERNFLLEKKVVYFVHGLKKSVQIFIWLGFVLLTWVLVFNHGIKRSKSTNKILRILSWTLVTLLVGSFLWLVKTLLLKILASNFHVNTFFDRIQESIFHQYVVQTLSGPPLIEEAERVGRSPSMGQLSFTSTKKGGKKSSKESSKRVIDMAQLHKMKQEKVSAWTMKVLIDAVSSSGLSTISNQLDEMETVAKEQNKEITSEMEATAAAYHIFRNVAQPGSKYIDEDDLLRFMIKEEVDLVFPMFGSENGRVDRKALTDWVVRVFNGRKALAHSLSDTKTAVKQLNKLVTCILAIVTIVLWFVLVEVATTKVLVFLSTQLLAAAFMFKDTCKTIFEALVFIFVMHPFDVGDRCVIDGIPLLVEEMNILNTVFLKLNNEKVYYPNAVLSTKPISNYYRSSDMGDTVEFSIDFNTPVEKIALLREKIKKYLEENPQTWHPIHRVVVLEIENVNKLKMALYPNHTINFQEYGERNRRRSELVMELKRIFEEIHIKYYLLPQTIHLDQKI